The window ATCGTTTTGATGGGCGGCATCTCCGGCTATCATGATCCCGTTCGCGACGATCTTTGGGAGCGTTCCGTCTATGGGGACGCTTCCGACGACGAGGGAGAGTATCGATCCGTTTGGGAATCTGTCCCTGACGAATCTGTTCAGATAATCCAGGGCCAGCCTTCCATCTCCGCCGGAGATCGTCCCGCCGATTCCCACCCCTACGTTTGCCGTTCGATCGCCTTTGGGGAAGACCCAGGCATATCCCCTCGGCGCGAGCTCATGTCCCAGATAGAAGTCGCAGAACTCCGGCTCGATCTCCACGTTAGCCATCAGGTATTGGGCGCAGACGTCTATCTCATCGATCCTAAGGGCGGTGTCCAATCCGGCCCATCTTCCCACCTGTGACTCGACCCCGTCGGCGGCTATAACGAGATCGGATCGAACCTCGTAGATCCTGCCCAGATGTTTGAAGCGCACGCCCCTGACGAAGTCCTCCTCCTTTATCACGTCGAATACCTGAGCCTTGACGAGCACCTCGGCTCCCGCCTCAACGGCCATCTGGGCGAGATATCTATCGAAGATTTTCCTCTCCAGGACCACCCCTGCTCCGGGCTGTTCCACCACGAC of the Candidatus Poribacteria bacterium genome contains:
- a CDS encoding NAD(P)/FAD-dependent oxidoreductase, translated to MKGRYDAVVVGAGPAGSTAAKVIAGEGLSVLLLEKRQEIGSPVRCAEAVSLGELSRFVKPDPRWISAWINGGRIFSPDGTPVVVEQPGAGVVLERKIFDRYLAQMAVEAGAEVLVKAQVFDVIKEEDFVRGVRFKHLGRIYEVRSDLVIAADGVESQVGRWAGLDTALRIDEIDVCAQYLMANVEIEPEFCDFYLGHELAPRGYAWVFPKGDRTANVGVGIGGTISGGDGRLALDYLNRFVRDRFPNGSILSLVVGSVPIDGTLPKIVANGIMIAGDAAHQNDPLSGGGIINAMIAGRIAGEVAVEAIKAGDTSERFLSRYPERWDREVGRTFKHLRRVREGVLRFSDETLDRCAHALSKIPGGELTVFQIFKTVLLNDPRLLLELRHLARFGWFG